The Patescibacteria group bacterium genome window below encodes:
- the aroB gene encoding 3-dehydroquinate synthase produces MLLNIKTTNVRIYPIIIGSDLDSKLIKLIKQVKAEKLVIITDEHLAHNQGSKLLKQLKTTKLNVDMIVIPAGETNKTQPQVTKLQHTLLKKHYGRDTLIIALGGGVVGDLAGFVAATYLRGVPYIQVPTTVLAMVDASVGGKVGIDTVYGKNTIGAFYQPVGVIMDMNRLRGLPHTQQVSGLIEALKTFLTSDRAAVKLIINKYKLDKIISRSVKIKSAIVMRDEHESNERRVINFGHTIGHALEKMSKYTLPHGYAVGYGIIAECSIAQALGILSEKENLAIQKILQKFGITKQIFSKYSAREIISVTHSDKKVQAGLVYYILLKKIGQVYKVNGQYAHPVSDKVVFKVLTQLGCKP; encoded by the coding sequence ATGTTGCTTAATATAAAAACTACTAATGTTCGTATCTATCCAATTATTATTGGGTCAGATTTGGATAGCAAACTAATCAAACTTATTAAACAAGTGAAGGCTGAGAAGTTAGTGATAATTACTGATGAACATTTAGCCCATAATCAGGGAAGTAAATTATTAAAACAACTTAAAACGACCAAGTTAAATGTTGATATGATAGTTATACCGGCCGGAGAAACCAACAAAACTCAACCTCAAGTTACTAAACTGCAACATACTTTATTAAAAAAACACTACGGTCGGGATACGCTCATTATTGCCTTAGGTGGCGGCGTAGTGGGGGATTTAGCCGGTTTTGTGGCAGCCACCTACTTACGCGGTGTACCATATATCCAGGTACCAACTACCGTTTTAGCCATGGTGGACGCTTCGGTGGGTGGCAAAGTGGGTATAGATACTGTGTATGGTAAAAATACCATCGGTGCTTTTTATCAGCCAGTTGGCGTGATTATGGATATGAATCGTTTGCGTGGTTTGCCGCACACACAACAAGTCAGTGGATTAATAGAAGCTCTAAAAACATTTTTAACCTCCGATCGAGCAGCTGTTAAATTAATAATTAATAAATATAAATTAGATAAAATAATTTCGCGATCGGTGAAAATTAAGTCGGCTATTGTGATGAGAGATGAACATGAAAGTAACGAGCGGCGGGTGATAAATTTTGGCCACACTATCGGGCATGCTTTAGAAAAAATGTCTAAGTATACACTGCCGCATGGTTACGCGGTTGGTTATGGCATTATTGCAGAATGTTCAATTGCGCAAGCACTGGGAATTTTGAGTGAAAAAGAAAATTTGGCGATACAAAAAATCTTGCAAAAATTTGGTATTACCAAACAAATATTTAGTAAGTATTCTGCCCGAGAAATTATATCTGTTACGCATTCTGATAAAAAAGTTCAAGCCGGTCTGGTTTATTATATTTTACTTAAAAAAATTGGTCAGGTCTATAAAGTGAACGGTCAGTATGCACACCCAGTGTCTGATAAAGTAGTGTTTAAAGTACTAACTCAATTAGGTTGTAAACCATAA
- a CDS encoding 3-deoxy-7-phosphoheptulonate synthase, with protein sequence MNITVIKKIPTPDEIIQLYPLSEQGHERVVKDRQEVRDIISGQDKRLLLIVGPCSAWPKEAVLEYATRLKKVADNVKDTIKIVMRVYIQKPRTTKGWTGPVNQPDPFAPSDITAGIKYCRSLMVKIIELGLPIADEALFTHNAKGFVELLSWVAIGARSVEDQEHRVFASAVECPVGMKNSTTGSIAIAVNGIISAQYQHNAVFNGYQVETNGNPYAHLVLRGKTSGPNYGAEYIHEAAALFAKAKIQNPAIIIDASHDNCLVNGVKDCTMQPMVIKETLATMNVNSELKKLVKGFMVESFIKEGKQNLDALNTNTIDRSGLSITDPCLSWFDTEKLIYDMTKLYVA encoded by the coding sequence ATGAACATAACTGTTATAAAAAAAATTCCAACACCCGATGAAATTATTCAACTCTATCCTTTATCTGAACAGGGACACGAACGCGTTGTTAAAGATCGGCAAGAAGTACGTGATATTATCTCTGGTCAGGATAAACGTTTATTGTTGATAGTTGGTCCGTGTTCGGCTTGGCCAAAAGAGGCCGTGCTCGAATATGCTACGCGGTTAAAAAAAGTCGCTGATAATGTTAAGGATACAATTAAAATTGTGATGCGCGTATATATTCAAAAACCGCGCACCACCAAAGGTTGGACAGGGCCGGTTAATCAACCTGATCCGTTTGCTCCATCGGATATTACTGCGGGGATAAAATATTGTCGTAGCTTGATGGTAAAAATAATTGAGCTGGGTTTACCGATTGCTGACGAGGCTCTATTTACACACAATGCCAAAGGGTTTGTGGAACTATTAAGTTGGGTAGCGATTGGGGCACGCAGTGTGGAAGATCAAGAACATCGGGTGTTTGCTTCCGCCGTGGAATGCCCCGTGGGTATGAAAAATAGTACCACTGGTTCAATCGCCATTGCCGTTAATGGTATTATTTCTGCCCAGTATCAACACAATGCGGTGTTTAATGGCTACCAAGTTGAAACCAACGGTAATCCGTATGCGCATTTGGTGTTGCGGGGAAAAACCAGTGGGCCCAATTATGGCGCCGAATATATTCATGAGGCAGCCGCTTTGTTCGCCAAAGCTAAAATTCAAAATCCGGCCATAATAATTGATGCGAGCCATGATAATTGTTTAGTGAATGGGGTGAAAGATTGTACGATGCAACCGATGGTGATTAAAGAAACACTGGCGACGATGAATGTTAATTCAGAATTAAAAAAACTAGTAAAAGGTTTTATGGTCGAGAGTTTTATCAAAGAAGGCAAACAAAACTTAGATGCTTTAAACACTAATACAATTGATCGATCTGGTTTGTCCATTACTGACCCGTGTTTGAGTTGGTTTGACACAGAAAAATTAATTTATGATATGACAAAATTATATGTTGCTTAA
- a CDS encoding shikimate kinase, whose amino-acid sequence MQHIVIIGFKHVGKSSIAKLLADKLNLPVMDTDSVIAAQANLSCREIMRAQGEAYFRDLEHEVLKQLLSNEAQRVIAVGGGIPIELRNQILLKNHLVINVTAPKGVVFERIMVNGWPAFFPQEVDPYISFQKLWLERTPHYDALAIMTINNNNSLDVVVENIINKLSQQIHNGVIGFPLTNSLSPKLHNAIYKTKQINAEMTSYAGENIEELVQLIRNKPLTLVAVTIPHKQTIMSYLDVIDEPAQAVGAVNTVINRNGVLIGYNTDIIGIKHALTDIKINNKNVLIVGAGGAAYAVAAVIKSEQGNIYCLNRTEFKAKQLIEKFGGKIFSLNQPLDIVINTVPDWQPILESIITSHMTVFDIVYNPIETKLLKLAKQRGAKTISGITMFEAQGRAQIELWLTT is encoded by the coding sequence ATGCAACACATCGTCATAATCGGTTTTAAACACGTCGGTAAATCCAGTATTGCTAAATTATTAGCCGATAAACTTAATTTACCTGTCATGGATACAGATAGTGTGATTGCCGCACAAGCCAATTTATCCTGCCGGGAAATTATGCGCGCACAAGGTGAAGCCTATTTTCGTGATCTAGAACATGAGGTATTAAAACAGTTATTGAGTAATGAAGCGCAACGAGTGATAGCAGTCGGAGGAGGAATACCCATCGAATTACGTAATCAAATATTATTAAAAAATCATCTAGTGATAAACGTGACAGCTCCTAAAGGTGTGGTGTTTGAACGCATTATGGTGAATGGTTGGCCGGCCTTTTTTCCGCAAGAAGTTGATCCATATATATCATTTCAAAAACTGTGGCTGGAACGAACTCCACATTACGACGCTTTAGCCATAATGACTATTAATAATAACAACAGTTTAGATGTTGTAGTGGAAAATATAATTAATAAATTGTCCCAGCAGATACATAACGGTGTAATTGGCTTTCCGTTAACTAATAGCCTGAGTCCAAAATTACATAATGCTATCTACAAAACTAAACAGATCAATGCCGAGATGACCAGTTATGCCGGTGAAAATATTGAAGAACTAGTTCAATTAATTCGTAATAAACCTTTAACATTAGTAGCTGTCACTATTCCGCACAAGCAAACGATTATGTCATATTTAGATGTAATTGATGAGCCGGCACAAGCAGTTGGTGCTGTTAATACTGTGATAAATAGAAATGGTGTACTAATTGGATATAATACCGATATTATTGGTATTAAGCATGCTTTGACTGATATAAAAATAAATAATAAAAATGTGTTAATTGTTGGAGCCGGCGGTGCGGCTTATGCGGTGGCGGCAGTCATTAAATCTGAACAAGGTAATATATATTGTTTAAATCGAACTGAATTTAAAGCCAAACAATTAATAGAAAAATTCGGTGGAAAAATATTTAGTTTAAATCAACCACTTGATATCGTTATAAATACAGTACCTGACTGGCAGCCAATCTTAGAATCTATCATTACTAGTCATATGACCGTCTTTGATATAGTGTATAATCCAATTGAGACTAAACTGTTGAAATTAGCTAAACAACGCGGGGCTAAAACTATTTCTGGTATTACCATGTTTGAAGCACAAGGTAGGGCACAAATAGAGTTATGGTTAACAACATAA
- the aroA gene encoding 3-phosphoshikimate 1-carboxyvinyltransferase translates to MNIIVKSTKHLTGTVVVPSSKSQSIRALLLASVAQGKSELTNILESDDTNTARTVLADLKNKSSIFTGDSGITTRFILPLLGLRFDTTDQVTLDCSQQMRVRPIDPLLQSLRELGMSITETPGTIYPLKISGRLVGGATNIDGTTSQYLSALLLALPLAQHDSIVTVNNLNERPYVKMTTRWLDELNIKYSWIQIDSKDIFKIIGRQTYQAFNKTIPGDFSSASYLIAAGVLCGDEVIVQGLDFSDMQGDKRLIEILQHMGADIIQKPTGQLVIHGGNKLTGQIIDCNDIPDLVPTLAVIATQAYGVTELINVPQARLKETDRLHSMFDGLTKLGAKVTELSDGLIIQESKLTGTSVPGYNDHRTVMALTIAGLVASGETTIATAESINKTCPPFIQLIKSLGAICNTSS, encoded by the coding sequence ATGAACATAATAGTAAAATCAACTAAACATCTAACTGGTACAGTAGTAGTGCCAAGTTCCAAATCGCAATCGATCCGGGCTTTGTTGTTGGCTAGTGTGGCACAAGGTAAATCTGAATTGACTAACATACTTGAATCAGATGACACAAACACTGCGCGCACGGTTTTGGCTGATCTCAAAAATAAATCTAGTATTTTTACCGGCGACTCTGGTATTACTACTCGGTTTATTTTACCTTTGCTTGGTTTACGTTTTGATACGACTGACCAAGTGACACTGGATTGTAGTCAACAAATGCGCGTTCGGCCAATTGATCCTTTACTGCAATCTTTGCGGGAGTTGGGCATGAGTATTACAGAAACTCCTGGAACGATTTATCCATTAAAAATTTCTGGTCGTTTGGTGGGAGGCGCAACAAATATTGATGGAACCACTTCACAATATCTCTCAGCCTTGTTGCTAGCCTTACCTTTAGCACAGCATGATTCTATCGTGACTGTAAATAATTTAAACGAACGACCTTATGTGAAAATGACCACACGCTGGTTAGATGAACTTAATATAAAATATTCATGGATCCAAATAGATTCTAAAGATATTTTTAAAATTATTGGAAGACAAACCTATCAGGCTTTTAATAAAACTATTCCCGGAGATTTTTCTTCAGCGTCATATCTGATTGCGGCCGGAGTGTTATGTGGTGATGAAGTAATTGTACAAGGGTTGGATTTTAGTGACATGCAAGGTGATAAACGGTTAATAGAAATTTTACAACACATGGGGGCAGATATTATTCAAAAACCAACAGGGCAGCTAGTGATACACGGTGGAAACAAATTAACTGGTCAAATTATAGATTGTAATGACATACCTGATTTGGTGCCAACCCTAGCGGTAATTGCTACCCAGGCTTATGGAGTGACTGAATTAATAAATGTACCACAAGCAAGGTTGAAAGAAACTGATCGGTTACACTCGATGTTTGATGGCTTAACCAAATTAGGAGCAAAAGTCACAGAATTATCAGATGGGTTAATTATTCAAGAAAGTAAACTAACCGGAACTTCTGTGCCTGGCTATAATGATCATCGCACTGTCATGGCACTCACCATTGCCGGGTTAGTCGCCTCCGGTGAAACCACCATAGCTACAGCCGAGAGTATTAATAAAACCTGTCCACCATTTATTCAACTGATAAAAAGTTTAGGGGCTATATGCAACACATCGTCATAA
- a CDS encoding amino acid racemase, producing MKTVGIIGGLGPETTAEFYLDIVFSCYRENKKIRPGIIISSVPLPYEIEEDLITQNKGSERYIPFLINEAKRLEKAGADFIVMPCNSLHVFIKKIRNAVNVPMLSIVEETVKYFKQKDFKKIGIISTSATIENKLYETAFEEYGITYVIPDALQQAKMGKFILNLVTGQQKNRDREELIKIISDFENKSVDCVALACTDLQLLIPKHPRLKIFDTMKILVDATVKEILQ from the coding sequence ATGAAAACTGTAGGAATAATTGGTGGTCTCGGACCAGAAACAACAGCGGAATTTTATCTCGACATAGTTTTTTCATGTTATAGGGAAAATAAAAAGATTAGGCCGGGAATAATAATCTCGAGCGTGCCTTTGCCTTATGAAATCGAGGAGGATCTAATCACACAAAACAAAGGTTCTGAACGGTATATCCCTTTTTTAATCAACGAGGCGAAAAGGTTGGAAAAAGCCGGAGCCGATTTTATCGTCATGCCTTGTAATTCTCTCCATGTTTTTATCAAGAAAATAAGGAACGCTGTCAATGTCCCAATGTTAAGTATAGTTGAAGAAACTGTAAAGTATTTCAAGCAGAAAGATTTTAAAAAGATTGGTATAATATCTACCTCGGCAACAATTGAGAATAAATTATACGAAACAGCCTTTGAGGAATATGGCATAACCTATGTTATACCCGACGCTTTGCAGCAGGCAAAAATGGGTAAATTTATTCTTAATCTCGTTACTGGTCAGCAAAAAAATCGTGATCGTGAGGAGCTTATTAAAATTATTAGTGACTTTGAAAATAAGAGTGTTGACTGTGTAGCACTGGCTTGCACTGACCTGCAATTATTAATTCCGAAACATCCACGTTTAAAAATATTTGACACAATGAAAATATTGGTGGACGCAACAGTAAAAGAAATATTGCAATAA
- a CDS encoding transglutaminase domain-containing protein — protein MDNKILNHYREFGTFTNPGCYKVFFQTLPDSVNELGKLISHQIIHRVTLKEGNTKANQDLRYGDMNNFPWYRLRCEDDVLPTAVAMTAELLRLDVSGFVSDRKVENKIVVTCRNVAILMAAILKSKEIPCRVRSGFAPYFCQGSCDHWINQYWDNTKQTWITFDADGFFDSTIGFDQYNIPNDKFDWAADTWLGIRRGRVEADNFINAGGYKGLMPVLWAVLYDFHCLMNNEILYLQIPAYVANKFDILTEKDFLEIDELAELMLEPDESFDELVQIWKTKKKFRILNSPLIDDSDHVKL, from the coding sequence ATGGATAATAAAATTTTAAATCACTATAGAGAGTTTGGTACTTTTACTAACCCTGGTTGTTATAAAGTGTTTTTTCAAACATTACCAGACAGTGTCAATGAACTTGGTAAGTTAATAAGTCATCAAATCATACATCGCGTGACCTTAAAAGAAGGTAACACAAAAGCCAATCAAGATTTGCGTTATGGTGATATGAATAATTTTCCGTGGTATAGATTAAGATGTGAGGATGATGTTTTACCTACGGCTGTGGCGATGACGGCAGAATTATTAAGACTTGACGTCAGCGGTTTTGTATCTGATAGAAAAGTAGAAAATAAAATCGTGGTGACATGTCGTAATGTGGCTATTCTAATGGCAGCCATTCTAAAATCTAAAGAAATTCCATGCCGAGTTCGATCTGGGTTTGCTCCATATTTTTGCCAAGGCAGTTGTGATCATTGGATCAATCAGTACTGGGATAATACAAAGCAAACATGGATTACTTTTGATGCGGATGGTTTTTTTGATAGCACAATTGGTTTTGATCAATATAATATACCTAACGATAAATTTGATTGGGCCGCTGATACTTGGCTTGGTATAAGACGAGGAAGGGTAGAGGCAGATAATTTTATTAACGCCGGAGGTTATAAAGGTCTTATGCCGGTGTTGTGGGCGGTACTGTATGATTTTCATTGCTTAATGAACAATGAAATACTATACTTGCAAATACCGGCTTATGTAGCAAACAAATTTGATATATTAACCGAGAAAGATTTTTTAGAGATTGATGAATTGGCTGAATTGATGTTAGAACCAGATGAAAGCTTTGATGAGTTGGTACAGATTTGGAAAACAAAAAAGAAATTTAGGATTCTAAATAGCCCGTTAATCGATGATAGTGATCATGTTAAATTGTAA
- a CDS encoding C39 family peptidase gives MLRSVGYFLLLVALKFPVVSTPIYKHSIIVNIIFLGIMFLVLPKISLASTVSSRVSGHIVLQVEQHGEAWYVNPVDQRRYYLGRPDDAFAIMRYLGLGITNEQLADIPQAGTNWDADAALLERVRGRILLQVENHGEAWYVNPANNRRYYLGRPADAYKIMSRLGVGITDDNLYQILLNEVDQFNDTAVSAFIDVPFTAQAPFGDWSSPYNEACEEAILVMLHNWADGTSLSADEANNDISSIVAWEMKTYGHHEDTSADETARTAREFYNLQAEVSTDVSATTIRVAIAQKKPVIVPVFGQALHNPHYRNGGPYYHMLLVVGYEGSDFIVHDPGTRYGEQYHIPENILIPAIHDLTIPETNMATGQPKMIVIE, from the coding sequence ATGCTGCGGTCAGTTGGGTATTTCTTGCTTTTGGTCGCATTAAAATTTCCGGTGGTGTCTACGCCGATTTATAAACACAGTATTATTGTAAACATTATTTTTTTAGGAATAATGTTTTTGGTGCTGCCTAAAATTAGTTTGGCCAGTACGGTGTCCAGCCGCGTGAGTGGCCACATTGTTTTGCAGGTTGAGCAACATGGTGAGGCTTGGTACGTGAATCCAGTTGATCAACGTCGGTATTATTTAGGTAGACCGGACGATGCTTTTGCTATCATGCGCTATTTAGGATTGGGTATTACTAATGAACAGTTGGCAGACATACCACAAGCCGGCACAAATTGGGATGCAGATGCTGCACTGCTGGAGCGGGTGCGTGGGCGCATTTTATTGCAAGTAGAAAATCATGGTGAGGCTTGGTATGTAAACCCAGCTAACAATCGACGCTATTATTTAGGTCGCCCAGCCGATGCTTATAAAATTATGAGTCGTCTAGGGGTGGGTATTACGGATGATAATTTATACCAGATTTTGTTAAATGAAGTTGATCAGTTTAATGACACCGCTGTTTCAGCATTTATTGATGTACCCTTTACCGCTCAGGCGCCGTTTGGGGATTGGAGTTCACCTTATAATGAAGCCTGCGAGGAAGCTATTTTGGTTATGTTACACAACTGGGCAGATGGTACTAGTTTGTCTGCCGACGAAGCCAATAATGACATTAGCTCGATAGTGGCGTGGGAGATGAAAACTTATGGACACCATGAAGATACTTCGGCTGATGAAACCGCTCGAACCGCACGTGAGTTCTATAATTTGCAGGCTGAAGTTTCCACTGATGTTAGTGCCACTACTATTCGCGTTGCAATTGCTCAAAAGAAGCCAGTTATTGTGCCGGTGTTTGGTCAGGCTTTACACAACCCACACTACCGTAATGGCGGCCCGTATTATCACATGCTTTTGGTGGTTGGTTATGAAGGGAGTGACTTTATTGTGCATGATCCGGGTACGCGATATGGGGAACAATATCATATTCCTGAAAACATCTTAATACCAGCGATTCATGATTTAACTATTCCAGAAACCAATATGGCCACTGGTCAACCAAAGATGATTGTGATTGAATAA
- a CDS encoding alpha/beta hydrolase — translation MSNIFIIHGAFGQPKENWLPWLKSELETLGNTVYVPKFPTPDNQTLASWKDVFSEYEKLLDQNSIVIGHSLGVAFLLDVLERINQPIKAAFFVAGFISLLDNPAFDEINKTFVDRSFIWPNIKQNCPKFYLFYSDNDPYVPINAANKLSTELGVTVTLVKNAGHFNDAAGYNKFVLLLEAIKKEL, via the coding sequence ATGTCCAACATATTTATTATCCACGGTGCCTTTGGACAACCAAAAGAAAATTGGTTGCCTTGGTTGAAGAGTGAATTAGAGACATTAGGTAATACAGTTTATGTGCCGAAATTTCCGACACCAGATAACCAAACTCTGGCTAGTTGGAAAGATGTTTTTAGTGAATACGAAAAATTATTAGATCAGAACTCTATAGTGATTGGGCATAGTCTAGGCGTGGCTTTTTTGTTAGATGTTTTGGAAAGGATTAACCAACCAATCAAAGCAGCTTTTTTCGTGGCTGGCTTTATTAGTTTATTGGACAACCCAGCGTTTGATGAGATCAATAAGACTTTTGTCGACAGAAGTTTTATTTGGCCAAACATAAAACAAAATTGTCCAAAATTCTATTTATTCTACTCGGATAATGATCCCTATGTGCCGATCAATGCCGCTAATAAATTATCCACTGAGTTGGGTGTTACTGTTACACTAGTCAAAAACGCCGGTCATTTTAATGACGCCGCTGGTTACAATAAATTTGTTTTGTTATTAGAGGCCATTAAGAAAGAATTATAA
- a CDS encoding peroxiredoxin, with protein sequence MTLKIGDKAPEFNLPDYTGALHALADWAGQWVLVYFYPQDDTPGCTKEACSFRDNLPKFKNVDAIVVGISTDSVASHKKFVDKYGLPFTLLSDEKKDMVKAYGVTSLLGTKRSSFLVDPAGKIAKIYEHVKPAEHVEQVLNDLAVLI encoded by the coding sequence ATGACACTCAAGATTGGGGATAAAGCCCCGGAGTTTAATTTACCAGATTATACCGGTGCGCTGCATGCCTTAGCCGATTGGGCCGGGCAGTGGGTGCTGGTTTATTTTTATCCACAAGATGATACCCCTGGTTGTACTAAAGAGGCCTGCTCATTTCGGGATAACTTACCAAAGTTTAAAAATGTTGATGCTATCGTGGTTGGTATCAGTACTGATTCCGTGGCTAGCCATAAAAAATTTGTTGATAAGTACGGTTTACCTTTTACATTACTGTCTGATGAAAAGAAAGACATGGTTAAAGCCTATGGTGTAACTAGTTTACTCGGCACCAAACGGAGTTCGTTTTTAGTTGACCCGGCTGGTAAAATTGCTAAAATCTATGAGCACGTCAAACCGGCTGAGCATGTAGAACAAGTGTTGAACGATTTGGCAGTGTTAATATAA
- a CDS encoding DEAD/DEAH box helicase produces MSTTATPATFADLGIAPAVLRLLQQRHINIPTPIQHQALPPVLQGHDVIGLAQTGTGKTLVFVLPTVMKLAQNPGQALILVPTRELAQQVADVWQWFERDLRLPYAVVIGGAGMGAQISALKRRPRCIIATPGRLLDHLRQRTVNLQAVNTLILDEADRMFDMGFAPQIKDILKHVVPPAQRQTLLFSATMPSSIRSLVTQSMRTPVSIEVAPSGTTAENIEQEFVVVGTGQKNTAIFELIADKNTTALIFTRTKHGAKRLTQVLREKGWRAEELHSNRSLFQRKQALAALQSKRSKILVATDIAGRGIDIAHLDVVINYDLPEQAEDYVHRIGRVGRAGRMGKAISLVAIDQSDLFRRIQRFTTKPMTQRKMTSIETIDLPAASSHPAGRKSFGGRSFGGRRGGFSGRRSGGSVGHRQRQRF; encoded by the coding sequence ATGAGTACCACTGCGACACCAGCAACTTTTGCTGATCTTGGCATTGCTCCAGCCGTTCTGCGGTTGTTGCAACAACGCCATATTAATATCCCCACACCCATTCAACATCAGGCGTTACCGCCGGTTTTGCAAGGACACGATGTGATTGGTTTAGCCCAGACCGGCACCGGTAAAACACTAGTGTTTGTCTTACCAACCGTAATGAAATTGGCTCAGAATCCAGGACAGGCTTTAATTTTAGTCCCAACGCGTGAATTAGCTCAGCAGGTCGCCGACGTATGGCAATGGTTTGAGCGCGATTTGCGTTTACCTTATGCCGTGGTAATTGGTGGAGCGGGGATGGGGGCACAAATTTCGGCTTTGAAACGACGACCGCGTTGCATAATTGCTACACCCGGTCGCTTATTGGATCATTTACGCCAACGTACTGTTAATTTACAAGCGGTCAATACCTTAATTTTAGATGAAGCAGACCGCATGTTTGATATGGGTTTCGCTCCTCAAATTAAAGATATCTTAAAACATGTCGTACCGCCCGCGCAGCGTCAAACTTTATTGTTTTCCGCTACTATGCCCAGCAGTATTCGCAGTTTAGTGACGCAATCGATGCGTACACCGGTATCGATTGAAGTGGCACCGAGTGGCACAACCGCCGAAAATATTGAGCAGGAATTTGTGGTGGTTGGAACTGGCCAAAAAAATACAGCGATTTTTGAATTAATTGCTGATAAAAATACCACAGCTCTAATTTTTACACGCACAAAACATGGCGCCAAACGTTTAACTCAAGTATTACGGGAAAAAGGTTGGCGCGCCGAAGAATTACATTCCAATCGCTCATTGTTTCAACGTAAACAAGCCTTAGCGGCCTTACAAAGCAAACGTTCCAAAATATTAGTAGCTACCGACATCGCTGGTCGTGGTATTGATATTGCCCACTTAGATGTGGTAATTAACTATGATTTACCTGAACAGGCTGAAGATTATGTTCATCGCATTGGTCGAGTTGGTCGAGCGGGTCGAATGGGTAAAGCAATATCATTAGTGGCAATTGATCAGTCTGATTTGTTTCGTAGAATTCAACGTTTCACGACTAAACCAATGACTCAGCGCAAAATGACATCAATCGAAACAATTGATCTACCCGCTGCCAGCAGTCACCCAGCCGGCCGAAAATCTTTCGGTGGACGATCTTTTGGTGGACGTAGAGGTGGTTTCAGTGGCCGTCGTTCCGGCGGTTCAGTTGGGCACCGTCAACGTCAACGTTTTTGA
- a CDS encoding SRPBCC domain-containing protein encodes MIKLTTKLPASSTAVYTAWLDGEKHGAMTGGQATASKKVGEKFTAWDGYISGKNLELVPGKKIVQTWRTTEFSDADPDSILTIELKATKTGTSLKLKHVGTPKNQEASYREGWEEHYFAPMKEYFS; translated from the coding sequence ATGATAAAACTCACAACAAAATTACCCGCTAGTTCAACAGCGGTTTACACAGCCTGGTTGGACGGGGAAAAACACGGTGCCATGACCGGCGGTCAAGCCACCGCCTCAAAAAAAGTTGGTGAAAAATTTACGGCTTGGGATGGATATATTTCGGGGAAAAACCTGGAATTAGTGCCTGGAAAAAAGATTGTGCAAACCTGGAGAACAACCGAATTTTCTGACGCTGATCCAGATTCAATTCTGACGATTGAATTAAAAGCCACCAAAACTGGTACCAGTTTAAAACTCAAGCATGTCGGCACACCAAAAAATCAGGAAGCGTCATATCGGGAAGGCTGGGAAGAACATTATTTCGCACCAATGAAAGAGTATTTTTCGTAG